The following proteins are encoded in a genomic region of Fusarium keratoplasticum isolate Fu6.1 chromosome 9, whole genome shotgun sequence:
- a CDS encoding HET domain-containing protein, with protein sequence MDSLASLTHRLLGKSTKKTLRVLSEPRVLYGQNPNKIGYSYQGDSGALRMVLDAKIGDAIFSLFSRVYWRRIWIIQEVLLAREIRIVCGLRCMNWNKLNSFFGGMEISMLQSGSQFHGSQRASKIMNAPGYILVKEKAFLETNPQLKEQGAPISDLLLSFGNFECRDRRDKVYGMLGISSDIVDVNYAKSVQHIYNDVIRRIVRGVQMDTISKAEYFGRRLASALGIRMDDRQLIRTDSLFICPPRLLTWADERPFWENDPARVLPRSYYNHVTNILTLSMTPSRPTPQISQRAILSTENSLESSQALPPAGQISSQAVAPQIVQPTNCSSLYNEPDEESHFTVSHYSDASSIWVEDLESRGAHAPDLLVPDDQPRCKDDSEVPITSSRSVDYLSHGWTDEEIGPSWKAVSSAKSLINKSRLENGIWRAWTKFKNNLSTIPAEELNWLKDCDVTWLYGPLYPDSQPHPTDWQTDDKSILKRHRAFDSEFSSRGKKLIDLKVRIREEVEVISHDGGIGYFEDENDDDTAIENYTDTAL encoded by the exons ATGGACAGCTTAGCATCCCTCACCCACCGTCTTTTAGGCAAGTCAACCAAGAAAACGTTACGGGTTCTATCGGAACCAAGAGTTCTCTACGGCCAAAACCCAAACAAGATCGGCTACTCCTATCAGGGGGATTCCGGTGCTCTTCGGATGGTCCTCGACGCAAAGATTGGCGACGCaatcttcagcctcttcagcCGGGTATACTGGAGAAGAATCTGGATCATCCAAGAAGTGCTTCTGGCTAGAGAGATAAGAATAGTCTGCGGCCTAAGGTGTATGAACTGGAACAAGCTGAACAGCTTCTTCGGCGGCATGGAGATCTCCATGCTCCAATCAGGAAGTCAGTTTCACGGATCTCAACGGGCTTCAAAGATAATGAACGCACCGGGGTATATCCTAGTCAAGGAAAAAGCATTCCTTGAAACCAATCCACAGCTGAAGGAACAAGGAGCCCCGATCTCCGACTTGCTACTATCATTCGGCAACTTCGAATGCAGAGACAGGCGCGACAAGGTCTACGGCATGCTCGGGATCTCGAGCGACATTGTCGATGTCAACTATGCTAAATCGGTCCAGCACATCTACAACGACGTTATTCGTCGTATAGTCAGGGGAGTTCAGATGGATACAATCTCCAAGGCAGAGTATTTTGGCAGACGGCTGGCCTCTGCGCTCGGGATCCGTATGGATGACCGGCAACTTATCAGAACAGACAGTCTCTTCATTTGCCCTCCAAGACTGCTAACTTGGGCGGATGAACGTCCCTTTTGGGAGAACGATCCGGCAAGGGTACTCCCCAGGTCCTATTACAACCACGTAACCAACATATTGACGTTATCAATGACGCCGTCGCGACCGACGCCCCAAATTTCCCAAAGAGCCATTCTCAGTACCGAAAATAGCTTGGAGTCATCCcaggctcttcctcctgctGGCCAGATATCTTCACAGGCTGTCGCTCCGCAGATTGTGCAGCCAACTAACTGTAGTTCTCTTTATAATGAGCCTGATGAGGAGTCTCATTTTACCGTTTCACATTACAGCGACGCGTCAAGCATTTGGGTTGAAGACTTGGAGTCTCGAGGAGCCCATGCTCCCGACCTCCTAGTTCCCGATGATCAACCCAGGTGTAAGGATGACTCTGAGGTACCGATCACGTCTAGCCGCTCTGTTGATTATCTGTCACACGGGTGGACCGATGAGGAGATTGGTCCATCATGGAAGGCAGTCAGCTCGGCGAAATCGCTCATCAACAAGAGTCGCCTGGAGAATGGCATCTGGAGGGCATGGACAAAGTTCAAGAACAACTTGTCAACAATCCCAGCGGAGGAACTGAACTG GCTCAAGGATTGCGATGTCACCTGGCTCTACGGACCTCTCTATCCAGActctcaacctcaccctACCGATTGGCAAACCGATGACAAGTCTATTCTGAAACGACACCGGGCATTTGATTCTGAATTCTCATCCCGAGGGAAGAAACTGATCGACCTTAAAGTGCGTATTCGGGAAGAGGTGGAAGTCATtagccatgatggtggtATTGGCTATTTCGAGGACGAGAATGATGATGACACCGCAATTGAGAATTATACAGATACCGCATTGTAG